The following coding sequences lie in one Anticarsia gemmatalis isolate Benzon Research Colony breed Stoneville strain chromosome 16, ilAntGemm2 primary, whole genome shotgun sequence genomic window:
- the LOC142979501 gene encoding insulin-related peptide 4-like: MKLSLVLALVVVASVFSEAQGSGNVYCGRRLSNILAALCYEESSNMVKRDGGWWLDAAGVRALGGARGKRGLVDECCNKPCTIDELLTYC; this comes from the coding sequence ATGAAGCTGTCCCTGGTACTGGCTCTGGTGGTAGTCGCGAGCGTGTTCTCCGAAGCTCAAGGATCAGGCAACGTGTACTGCGGTAGAAGACTGTCGAACATCCTGGCGGCGCTGTGCTACGAGGAGTCGTCGAACATGGTGAAGCGCGACGGCGGCTGGTGGCTGGACGCGGCGGGAGTGCGGGCGctgggcggcgcgcgcggcaaGCGCGGCCTCGTCGACGAGTGCTGCAACAAACCCTGCACCATCGACGAACTGCTCACTTACTGCTAA